The window AAAATCTAAAGGCTATTTTATTATAATAATTTATGAAAAAAATTGTTTTTTTAATATTTTTAATTAGTGTTAATTTTTTATCAGCGGTGAACCGTAAAGTTAAATCTATTAAAAGAAAGAGAAAAAATGTTTTTACATATATTAATCATAATAAATTTGTAAATGCGCCTATTATTTCCCTTAATCTAAATCAGCTTAAGTTAAGAAAAATTCGAATCAAAAGATCTTTTTTAAAGGTTAGACCTTTAGTTAAGCCTAAAAAAAATATTTTAATATTCACAAGTAAAGGTGGAGGAGGGCATATAGCTGTTGCCAATGCTCTTAAAGGATACTTAAGTAATTTTTACGATATTAAAATTGTAAATTTTTTTGAAGATGTGATGACTTCTTTAGATATAGTTCGTACGTTGACTCTTGGAAAACTTTCAAGTGAAGATTTTTATAACCTTTGTTTAAGATACAATTTTATTAAATTATTGAATATTTTTTCAAGAGTTGGAGCTTGGGGATTAAGAACACGGCAAAATTCAATGGAAAAATTACTTTATGAGTATATTAATAAATTAGATATAAAACCAGACTTAATAGTGTCTGTTATACCTATGGTTAATAATGTCATTTTATCAGCAGCGGAAAAATTAGATATTCCTTTTTTGATTATTACTAACGATCTTGATACTGTTAATTATATTAATGGAATAACCAAAGTAAATTATAAAAAGTTTTATTATACTTTATCTTTTGATGATAGCGATATTATTGAAAAGATAGAAGCAGCCAATATTCCAAGCAATCAAATAGTTTTCTCAGGATTTCCATTACGGCCTGAATTTTTCTATAAAAATAAAGACAAAGAACCCATTTATAAAGATTTTGATATTCCTGAAGATAAAAAGAAAGTTATGGTATTAATGGGAGGAGCAGGCTCTTATGCTTGTTATAAATATGTAAAATCTTTATCAAGATATAAGTATCCAATACATATTATAGCGTGTATAGGTCGTGAAGAATCTTTAAGAGCTAGTATAAACAAAATTAAATTACCTCCTCATATTACCTTATCAATAATAGGCTATACTAATAGAATATCAGATCTTATGGCAATATCTGATGTACTAATTACTAAATCTGGTCCTGGGTCTATATGTGAGGCTATAGCTTCGAAACTGCCTATGATAATCGATAAAACTAATGACATTATAAGATGGGAAAATATGAATGTAGATTTTGTCAAAAAGTATAAGTTAGGAGAAATACTGACTAATATGAGAAACTTACATTCGACTTTAGATAAGTTATTAAGTAACTTTGACTATAGACAAGAAATTAGCCAGAATATAAATTCTTTTAGTGGAAAGTTGTCCTTTCAAGATAAAATTACCAATTTAGTAAAAGGTATATTAGTATAGTTTTTATTAAAATATTGTCTTTAAATAAATATTTATATACTCTTAAAAGGATATATTTTATAAAATGAGTAGTTATAGTTATTTAATTTAATGAAGAAGTTATTTTTGTACTTTATATCTTTTTTATTGATCTTTTTAGTGTCTTTTGTATTTGTCCCAGAAGCAAAAAATACTTTATCTAGAAAAAAAATTTTAATAGTAACTAGTCGTGGAGGAGGAGGACATATTTCAGCCTCTAATGCTCTTGAATCTTATTTTAAAGATCGATTTGATATAAAAACAGTAAAATTATTAGAAGAAGTTTTAAGCCCTATAGATGCTTTTCAAGATTTAACTTTTGGTAAGTACAGTTATGAAGATTTATATAACTATTTTTTAAAAGAAAGATTAACTTTTTTTATCAATATAGTTGCCTCTAAATCAAATTGGTATATAAGCTCTTTTTCTAAATCTATAGAGAATTTGATCAAGCAGTATTTTTTTAAGGAAAATCCAGATATTATTATTTCCGTTATTCCTCTTTTTAACCAGCAACTGTTAAATGTTTCTAAAGAACTTAATATTCCACTAATACTTGTAACAGTTGATTTAGATACCATTAATTATGTGCGAAATTTCAATAATATTAATTATGACAAATTTTTCTATACCATAGTTTTTGATGACGATTTAATCAAAGATAAGCTCAAAAATTTAAACTTAAATAGTAATCAATTAAAAGTAGTTGGTTTTCCTATAAGAAAAGATTTCTTTGAGGTTAAAGATATAAACTTAATAAAAAAAGAATTTAGTCTACCATTTAATAAACAAATAATTATGATTTTAATGGGCGCAACAGGCTCCTGTGCTTCTATTAATTATTTAAAAGAAATTTCCAAGCTTAATTTAGATGCTCATATAATTATTTGTACAGGAAGAGATGATAATTTAAAAGATAAGCTTAAAAAAGTTAATTTATCTGAAAATTTAACTATATCTATTATAGGCTTTACAGACCGTATATCAGATTTAATGGCTGTTTCTGATTGTATTATAACAAAACCAGGACCTACAAGTATCTCTGAGGCTTTATATTTAAATAAACCAATTATAGTAGATTACACATGTTCCCCAGTATTTTGGGAAAAGTTAAATATAGATTTTATAGAAAAACATAATTTTGGATTTGTAATTTCTTGTTTATCAGATCTAAAAATATTTTTGCCTAAAATACTTGATAAAAAATATAACTCAGAAGTAGTTAATAGAATCAAGGTGTTTGAAAAAAGAAACCCTATTCAAGAAATCTCAAATCTAATTAATAGGCTAATTTTAATAGATTAACCTGATTAATATTAATTATATTGAAACATAAATATCCTTTTGACTAATCTTTGTAAGTAGTTATAAAGAAAACTCTCAAGTCAAAGAGCATTAAGCAAGAATGTAATAGGTTCAATTAAGCGATTCAAATTAATTTAATTGCTGTTTATAATTATGAGTATAATCTGTTTTGAAAGAAACCTATTGTATTTTACTAATTATACGTTAATAGTCATAAAAAGATGCAATGATTCCAGACTCTATAAATTTTGATTTTTGTTATTAAAAGCTATTTAATCATAGCACTTGCTTGAATTAGCATTTGAACTATCTCTTTATGTTCCTTCATAGATGACCAGATTAAAGCTGTATTGCCAAATTTATCTGTAGCATTAACATCAGCGCCAGCTTTAATTAGCATCCGAACTATTTCTTCATGGCCATTTCTGGATGCCCAGATTAAAGCTGTTTGTCCAGTAAAAGGATCTTTAGAATTAATATCAGTACCTGCTTTAATTAATATTGCTACTATATCTTTATGGCCATGTCTTTTTGCAATACTTAAAGCTTGATTGCCAAAGCTATCTGTAGCATTAACATCAGCACCTGCTTTAATTAGCAATTTTACTATCTCTTTACATCTGCTTACAGCAGCAGACATTAAAGGAGTACTTCCAAAATTATCTGTAGCATTAACATTAGCGCCAGCTTCAATTAGCATTTGAACTATCTCTTTATGACCATAATAAGAAGCCAATATTAAAGCTGTATTACCAAATCTATTTTTAGCATTAACATCCGCACCATCAAGTACTAAATTAACTACTTTTTGCATGTCTTTATTGGTTACATTGTTCAAAATATTTATTAATTGAGAATTAATTATTCTTTGATAAAGTCTTTTTCTTATTTTATTTTTAAAATCTTGCGATTCAATTAACTGAGCAAAATCTCTATTGACAAACTTTAATTGAACTAATTTTTTATTAAATTCTTTATTTTCCTTAAACGTTTTTTCAAATTTTTGATTAAAATCTTCTATATTATTCCATTGAATATTAGGGAAATAATCTTTTATCAATTTTCGTAAAATAATACTCCATATCTCATTTGGTAATTTAGTAGCCTGCTCAACTTCCATATAATCTGGTTGATCCATAGAGATAATACTACTATTAAAAAATAGAACTAATAATAATATTGTATATAGACATTTCAATTTATTCATTTTTACCTTTAGTAATTTATATTTAAATATTGCGATTTTTAATAATTATACACTAATAGTCATAAAATAGTAATGATCCTAGACTCTATAAATTTTGTAATAAGAAAAATATCTAGAGGTAAAATTCTAAATCTTTTATTATTAGATGAATCTTGATTTTTGTTATTAAAGACTATTGAATTTCAGTTGATATGGCATATTTCATTTAACATTGGAAACTACTAAAATATGCCTAATATCATTTTAGACATTTTTTTCTCAATTTTATCAAATTATGCCAAATTGTTGATTTTAAGTTAAGAAAAACAAACTATATCTATTTTAGTTAAAGGATCTGATGTTAATTTATAGGATTACTTTGGCAACACTGCATTAATGTATACCTTTCAATGAGAATATATGTACATCTGTAAGATGTTGCAAGTTTAATTTTAAGTGTAAAAACGATCAAATTGCTTTAGATATTGCAATAGGAAAGGGATATATTGAAATAGTAAATCTATTGAGTAAGTAAAGAGCATTAAAAAGACTTGGTTTTTACCAAGTCTTTTTAAAAATTAAAGTTTTTTAATTTTATCTTTAATATATTCTATAGAGTCTTCTTGATTTTTAAGCACTTGATCGATTAAGTCAGCGATTATTTCAACGTCTTTTTCTTTAAAACCTTTAGTAGTTATAGCTGGAGTTCCTATTCTTATACCGCTTGTTATCCATGGTTTTTCATCATCAAAAGGAATTGCACTTCTACTGACAAATATATTAGCTTTATCAAGTAATTCTTGAGCTTTTTTACCAGTTATGTTTTTGTTTCTTAAATCTATGATAAAAAGATGATTATCGGTTCCATCAGTTACTATTTTATAGCCTAATTCTTGGAATCTTTTAACCATGGTTTGTGCATTTTTTATTACTTGTTGTTGATAGATTCTAAAATCTGGTTGTAATGCTTCTTTAAATGCTACTGCTTTTGCTGCTATAATATGCATAAAAGGACCACCTTGAGTGCCTGGCAT of the Candidatus Babela massiliensis genome contains:
- a CDS encoding UDP-N-acetylglucosamine--LPS N-acetylglucosamine transferase, whose translation is MKKIVFLIFLISVNFLSAVNRKVKSIKRKRKNVFTYINHNKFVNAPIISLNLNQLKLRKIRIKRSFLKVRPLVKPKKNILIFTSKGGGGHIAVANALKGYLSNFYDIKIVNFFEDVMTSLDIVRTLTLGKLSSEDFYNLCLRYNFIKLLNIFSRVGAWGLRTRQNSMEKLLYEYINKLDIKPDLIVSVIPMVNNVILSAAEKLDIPFLIITNDLDTVNYINGITKVNYKKFYYTLSFDDSDIIEKIEAANIPSNQIVFSGFPLRPEFFYKNKDKEPIYKDFDIPEDKKKVMVLMGGAGSYACYKYVKSLSRYKYPIHIIACIGREESLRASINKIKLPPHITLSIIGYTNRISDLMAISDVLITKSGPGSICEAIASKLPMIIDKTNDIIRWENMNVDFVKKYKLGEILTNMRNLHSTLDKLLSNFDYRQEISQNINSFSGKLSFQDKITNLVKGILV
- a CDS encoding glycosyltransferase, yielding MKKLFLYFISFLLIFLVSFVFVPEAKNTLSRKKILIVTSRGGGGHISASNALESYFKDRFDIKTVKLLEEVLSPIDAFQDLTFGKYSYEDLYNYFLKERLTFFINIVASKSNWYISSFSKSIENLIKQYFFKENPDIIISVIPLFNQQLLNVSKELNIPLILVTVDLDTINYVRNFNNINYDKFFYTIVFDDDLIKDKLKNLNLNSNQLKVVGFPIRKDFFEVKDINLIKKEFSLPFNKQIIMILMGATGSCASINYLKEISKLNLDAHIIICTGRDDNLKDKLKKVNLSENLTISIIGFTDRISDLMAVSDCIITKPGPTSISEALYLNKPIIVDYTCSPVFWEKLNIDFIEKHNFGFVISCLSDLKIFLPKILDKKYNSEVVNRIKVFEKRNPIQEISNLINRLILID
- a CDS encoding ankyrin repeat domain-containing protein, translated to MNKLKCLYTILLLVLFFNSSIISMDQPDYMEVEQATKLPNEIWSIILRKLIKDYFPNIQWNNIEDFNQKFEKTFKENKEFNKKLVQLKFVNRDFAQLIESQDFKNKIRKRLYQRIINSQLINILNNVTNKDMQKVVNLVLDGADVNAKNRFGNTALILASYYGHKEIVQMLIEAGANVNATDNFGSTPLMSAAVSRCKEIVKLLIKAGADVNATDSFGNQALSIAKRHGHKDIVAILIKAGTDINSKDPFTGQTALIWASRNGHEEIVRMLIKAGADVNATDKFGNTALIWSSMKEHKEIVQMLIQASAMIK